The following coding sequences are from one Sulfurihydrogenibium sp. window:
- the hemN gene encoding oxygen-independent coproporphyrinogen III oxidase → MEFLSQKVEFNINMIKKYDKPAPRYTSYPPATEFTPDIDKAEYVKKIIQSNERKTPLSLYFHIPFCENACHFCGCNVIITRRKEVVKPYLDHIYKEMDLYKTLIDVNNRKVVQLHWGGGTPNYLSDEETVELFDEIKKRFQIDEKAEISIEIDPRHVDRDRIFLLRKIGFNRASFGIQDFNPKVQEAVNRIQPEEMIFNVMKWFREAGFESVNIDLIYGLPYQTLETFSDTIDKTIKLNPDRIAVFNFAYVPWLKRLQRNIDEKTLPPPEEKLKILQMTIEKLTKAGYVFIGMDHFAKPNDELAIAQRERTLHRNFQGYTTKAEAELFGFGATSISMLYDAYVQNYKVLRDYYEPVENGQLPIERGVYLTQDDIIRREVIMKLMCHFRLIKSEIEEKFNIKFDEYFKQELESLKEMEEDGLLTLYPDRIDVSPIGRLLIRNIASTFDVYLRNKKERRFSKAI, encoded by the coding sequence ATGGAATTTTTGTCTCAAAAAGTAGAGTTTAATATTAATATGATAAAGAAATACGACAAGCCAGCGCCAAGATATACCAGTTATCCACCGGCTACAGAATTTACACCGGATATAGATAAAGCTGAGTATGTAAAGAAAATAATTCAATCTAATGAAAGAAAAACACCGTTATCTCTATATTTCCATATTCCCTTTTGTGAAAATGCTTGTCATTTTTGTGGTTGTAATGTAATCATCACAAGAAGAAAAGAAGTAGTTAAGCCTTATTTAGACCATATTTATAAAGAGATGGACTTATACAAAACTCTTATAGATGTTAACAATAGAAAGGTTGTTCAGCTTCATTGGGGTGGTGGTACTCCAAACTATCTTTCAGATGAAGAGACAGTGGAACTTTTTGATGAGATTAAAAAAAGATTTCAAATAGATGAAAAAGCAGAAATATCAATAGAAATAGACCCAAGACATGTTGATAGAGATAGAATTTTCCTACTAAGAAAAATCGGTTTTAACAGAGCAAGCTTTGGAATCCAAGACTTTAATCCAAAAGTACAAGAAGCTGTAAACAGAATCCAGCCAGAAGAGATGATTTTTAACGTTATGAAATGGTTTAGAGAAGCAGGCTTTGAAAGTGTAAACATAGATTTAATCTATGGACTACCTTATCAAACACTTGAAACCTTTTCAGATACAATAGATAAAACCATCAAATTAAACCCGGATAGGATCGCAGTTTTTAACTTTGCATATGTTCCGTGGCTTAAAAGATTGCAAAGAAATATAGACGAAAAAACTCTTCCGCCACCGGAGGAAAAACTAAAAATTCTCCAAATGACAATAGAAAAGCTTACAAAAGCAGGTTATGTGTTCATCGGTATGGACCACTTTGCAAAGCCAAATGATGAGTTGGCAATAGCACAAAGAGAAAGAACCCTTCATAGAAACTTCCAAGGATACACAACAAAGGCAGAAGCTGAGCTTTTTGGATTTGGAGCTACCTCTATAAGCATGCTTTATGATGCTTACGTTCAAAACTACAAAGTTTTGAGAGATTATTACGAGCCAGTAGAAAATGGTCAGCTACCAATCGAAAGAGGTGTATATCTAACACAAGATGATATTATTAGAAGAGAAGTTATAATGAAGCTCATGTGTCATTTTAGACTAATAAAATCAGAAATAGAAGAAAAATTCAACATAAAATTTGATGAGTATTTTAAACAAGAATTAGAAAGCTTAAAAGAAATGGAGGAAGATGGACTGTTAACCTTATATCCAGATAGAATAGACGTGTCGCCTATTGGAAGACTTTTAATCAGAAATATCGCATCTACTTTTGATGTATATTTAAGAAACAAAAAAGAAAGAAGATTTTCAAAGGCTATATGA
- a CDS encoding efflux RND transporter periplasmic adaptor subunit → MGKSKKIFIFVVLIIVLIAVFSVIRKKRELASFEKPKSYPLVVNTSNVKQGELESYQKFLGEFRPENDALVSSKISATVLYVANEGTRVKKGDLVFKLDSSDIESNISALTYSQKAILDQIDSAKAQVEASNTQYINAKKEYERYKGLYEKELISKEQLENMENLYKQALANKENALGKVKQLEDQAKSVAGQIESLKSNLRYTEYRAPFDGVVANKFVNVGDVALAGKPVVEIVGSGKYLVYVNVPTELALKVNKGDVEKVSYNGQSVDAAVEDVLQSAQNNLSIIKLSVSNNPFNLPAHTFVDVFIKEGRCDGFIVHANSVVKKADGYYVIGIKDSKAHLVPVVVKAKTLTEACVDGNLSTIDKVVVGDESLLQRIYEGQKLIEFRGEN, encoded by the coding sequence ATGGGTAAAAGTAAAAAGATTTTTATTTTTGTAGTTTTGATAATCGTTTTAATAGCTGTCTTTTCTGTCATTAGAAAGAAACGAGAGTTGGCAAGCTTTGAAAAACCCAAAAGCTATCCGTTGGTAGTAAATACATCTAACGTAAAACAAGGAGAGCTTGAATCTTATCAAAAATTCTTAGGAGAATTTAGACCAGAGAATGATGCTCTTGTAAGTTCAAAGATTAGTGCAACGGTTTTATACGTTGCAAACGAAGGAACAAGGGTTAAAAAAGGAGATTTAGTTTTTAAGTTGGATTCCAGTGATATAGAATCAAACATATCAGCTTTGACATACTCTCAAAAAGCTATTTTAGACCAAATAGATAGTGCAAAAGCTCAGGTCGAAGCATCAAATACACAGTACATAAATGCTAAAAAAGAGTATGAAAGATACAAAGGACTTTATGAAAAAGAGCTTATCTCTAAAGAACAGTTAGAAAATATGGAAAATCTATATAAACAAGCTTTGGCTAATAAAGAAAATGCTTTAGGTAAAGTAAAACAGTTAGAAGACCAAGCTAAATCTGTAGCCGGTCAAATAGAGTCTTTAAAATCTAATTTAAGATATACAGAATATAGAGCTCCTTTTGATGGAGTTGTGGCAAATAAATTTGTTAACGTTGGAGATGTGGCTTTGGCAGGTAAGCCGGTGGTTGAAATTGTAGGAAGTGGGAAATACTTAGTTTACGTCAACGTTCCAACAGAATTGGCTTTGAAGGTAAATAAAGGAGATGTAGAAAAAGTTAGCTATAACGGTCAGTCTGTTGATGCTGCTGTGGAAGATGTCTTACAATCTGCTCAAAATAATCTATCAATCATAAAACTTTCTGTTTCAAATAATCCTTTCAATCTGCCTGCTCATACATTTGTTGATGTTTTTATAAAAGAAGGTAGATGTGATGGCTTTATAGTCCATGCTAATTCTGTGGTAAAAAAAGCAGATGGTTATTATGTGATAGGAATAAAAGACTCAAAGGCTCATTTAGTTCCTGTTGTAGTGAAAGCTAAAACATTAACTGAGGCATGCGTTGATGGTAATTTAAGCACAATAGATAAAGTAGTTGTCGGAGATGAGTCTTTGCTACAAAGAATTTATGAAGGTCAAAAGCTTATTGAATTTAGAGGTGAAAACTGA